A stretch of Miscanthus floridulus cultivar M001 chromosome 13, ASM1932011v1, whole genome shotgun sequence DNA encodes these proteins:
- the LOC136501688 gene encoding uncharacterized protein gives MTDTTGTSWSDIPLDLAGRILRRLPAHADRVRFAAVCPQWRAATRHGPLPPPLPLLLLSDSRVYSLPGSEPFHFPGSTGYTDACGDWLMFSSEEGRFLRDPFSNATVTLPPLSRVRTRLVGTDGGPVWSQAPSTAPTTMKCPPSTRCGRDGGGVLKDEDGLSPGPSLTLEERSLHVDVGDESVDVATLAWMEMAETLKLEMEPKNCKLWLCSSNLIVATIYFTGGQRIAVCQAGATSWWSVWAENLCVSFDDMAFHQGKLYAIDFMVTLFAIDVSVDHSSGDPWISQIRNVIECPCLDIGYFLRGDHMMAHLVESRGVLLVVMRKLCDPFDDLDGPDAAGHAEFEVFEADLSQSQWLKVTTIGNNEILFLSRRCSRSVCAPHNELPGDCIFFLEKGWDRSLCAGSSSCRVYSMTDDKVSNPLPAVSWEPGMVFGTWLFPQS, from the coding sequence ATGACGGATACCACGGGAACGTCGTGGTCGGACATCCCGCTGGACCTCGCCGGCCGGATCCTCCGCCGCCTGCCTGCCCACGCCGACCGCGTCCGGTTCGCCGCCGTGTGCCCCCAGTGGCGCGCGGCCACGCGGCACGGGCCCCTGCCCCCACCGCTGCCTCTACTCCTGCTTTCGGACAGTAGGGTGTACAGCCTTCCCGGAAGCGAGCCGTTCCACTTCCCTGGCTCCACGGGATACACCGACGCTTGTGGCGACTGGTTGATGTTTTCAAGTGAAGAGGGCCGTTTCCTGAGGGATCCTTTCTCCAATGCCACCGTGACACTTCCACCTCTGTCCCGTGTCCGAACCCGGCTTGTGGGCACGGACGGTGGACCAGTTTGGAGTCAAGCCCCCTCTACTGCCCCCACAACCATGAAGTGCCCTCCTTCTACTCGCTGTGGAAGAGATGGAGGAGGAGTTCTGAAGGATGAAGATGGCCTGAGCCCTGGACCCTCTTTGACTCTAGAAGAACGGTCCCTGCATGTGGATGTGGGTGATGAGTCCGTTGATGTGGCAACCCTAGCATGGATGGAAATGGCTGAAACGTTGAAGTTGGAGATGGAGCCAAAGAATTGCAAACTGTGGCTCTGTTCATCCAATCTCATTGTAGCAACAATCTATTTCACGGGAGGCCAACGGATTGCAGTGTGCCAGGCAGGGGCTACCTCGTGGTGGTCTGTATGGGCGGAAAATCTCTGTGTCAGCTTTGATGACATGGCATTCCATCAGGGCAAGCTATATGCCATTGACTTCATGGTTACACTTTTCGCCATCGATGTCAGCGTGGACCACAGCAGTGGTGATCCATGGATTTCTCAAATACGAAATGTCATCGAATGTCCATGTTTGGACATAGGTTATTTCCTAAGAGGTGATCACATGATGGCCCATCTAGTTGAATCACGTGGTGTGTTGCTGGTGGTGATGAGAAAGTTGTGCGACCCATTCGACGACCTGGATGGTCCCGATGCAGCTGGACATGCAGAGTTCGAGGTGTTTGAAGCTGACCTCAGTCAGTCACAGTGGCTTAAGGTGACGACGATCGGGAACAACGAGATTTTGTTTCTAAGTCGACGATGCAGCAGGTCTGTTTGTGCTCCTCATAACGAGTTGCCAGGGGACTGCATCTTCTTCCTGGAGAAGGGCTGGGATCGCAGTTTGTGTGCTGGCTCAAGTTCTTGCAGGGTCTATAGCATGACGGACGACAAGGTGTCCAACCCCCTGCCAGCTGTGTCATGGGAGCCTGGCATGGTGTTTGGGACTTGGCTCTTCCCTCAGAGCTGA
- the LOC136499713 gene encoding (DL)-glycerol-3-phosphatase 2-like has product MAVATGSHKRHFALKTQNHQEMFSLMHHIVMGDDPEVKAGKPSPDIFLAAMRRFEGDIEPSKCLVFEDAPSGVAAAKNAGMSAVMVPDPRLDVSYHKGADQVLNSLLDFKPTEWGLPAFKE; this is encoded by the exons ATGGCTGTTGCGACAGG GTCCCATAAACGTCATTTTGCACTGAAGACCCAGAACCACCAGGAAATGTTTTCCCTGATGCATCATATTGTCATGGGTGATGATCCAGAGGTGAAGGCTGGCAAACCATCCCCTGATATTTTTCTCGCTGCTATGAGGAGGTTTGAG GGTGACATAGAACCCAGTAAGTGCTTGGTTTTTGAAGATGCTCCTTCCGGTGTAGCTGCAGCGAAAAATGCTGGAAT GTCTGCAGTGATGGTCCCAGATCCGAGGCTGGATGTTTCATATCACAAAGGAGCTGACCAAGTTCTCAATTCATTGTTGGACTTCAAACCTACTGAATGGGGCTTACCGGCATTTAAAGAGTAG